One segment of Primulina tabacum isolate GXHZ01 chromosome 14, ASM2559414v2, whole genome shotgun sequence DNA contains the following:
- the LOC142524660 gene encoding hevamine-A-like, whose translation MARKLLLIAQLLLLPFLLSSTAAARRGGIAVYWGQNGNEGTLAETCATRRFSYVNIAFLYIFGSGQTPRLNLAGHCDPSITGACNFVSDDIRACQRRGIRVFLSIGGGVGNYSLSSREDARNLSVYLWKTFLGGGRRNSTSRPLGNAVLDGIDLDIELGSSLYYDNLVRFLKSYSRYGRRVYVTGAPQCPFPDRLLGAALNTSRFDFVWVQFYNNPPCQYSSGNIDNLVNSWKVWTRSVNARRIFMGLPAAPQAAGSGFIPSDVLIGQILPLIKRSRKYGGVMLWSKYWDDQSGYSTSIVRSV comes from the coding sequence ATGGCGAGAAAGCTCTTGCTCATAGCACAGCTCCTCCTCCTACCCTTCCTCCTAAGCAGCACCGCCGCCGCCCGACGAGGTGGAATCGCCGTTTATTGGGGTCAAAACGGCAATGAAGGAACCTTGGCAGAAACCTGCGCCACCCGAAGGTTCTCCTACGTCAACATTGCATTCCTGTACATATTCGGCAGCGGCCAAACCCCCCGACTCAACCTCGCTGGCCACTGCGACCCTTCTATAACTGGCGCATGCAACTTTGTCAGTGACGATATCCGCGCCTGCCAGAGGCGGGGCATAAGGGTTTTCCTCTCAATCGGCGGAGGTGTCGGGAATTACTCCCTCTCCTCCAGAGAAGATGCCAGGAATCTCTCTGTTTACCTGTGGAAAACTTTTCTCGGCGGCGGAAGGAGAAACTCCACATCTAGGCCATTGGGAAACGCCGTTCTGGATGGCATAGACTTGGATATCGAGCTCGGGTCTTCGCTGTATTACGACAATCTAGTAAGATTTCTGAAATCTTACAGCAGATATGGCAGAAGAGTGTACGTAACAGGCGCGCCGCAGTGCCCATTTCCCGACAGATTGTTGGGGGCTGCTTTGAATACAAGCCGTTTCGATTTTGTGTGGGTTCAGTTTTACAATAACCCGCCATGCCAGTACTCTTCTGGGAATATTGATAACTTGGTGAATTCTTGGAAGGTCTGGACGAGATCTGTCAATGCTCGGAGGATATTTATGGGGCTTCCGGCGGCGCCCCAGGCTGCCGGAAGTGGGTTTATTCCGTCGGATGTGCTGATCGGGCAGATTCTGCCATTGATAAAAAGATCACGCAAGTATGGCGGTGTGATGCTGTGGTCAAAATATTGGGATGATCAGAGTGGATACAGTACCTCAATCGTTAGGAGTGTTTGA
- the LOC142524725 gene encoding plastidial pyruvate kinase 2-like: MAQVVATRLIHGAFAPSPSSGSVQSRYDKLKPYSGFGLKVLAQPEKSSLRGAIHVSVPVSARAEPEVIPVTPEDVVKVADKNQYMQEIQQLENTSVGMWSKPMVRRKTKIVCTIGPSTDTKEMIWKLAEAGMNVARLNMSHGDHASHQKVIDLVKEYNAHAKDNVIAIMLDTKGPEVRSGDLPQPIELNSGQGFTFTIRRGVGTTDCVSVNYDDFVNDVEVGDMLLVDGGMMSLTVKSKTEDSVKCEVVDGGELKSRRHLNVRGKSATLPSITEKDWDDIKFGVDNKVDFYAVSFVKDAAVVHELKNYLTDCGADIHVIVKIESADSILNLHSIITASDGAMVARGDLGAELPIEEVPLLQEEIIRICRSMGKAVIVATNMLESMIVHPTPTRAEVSDIAIAVKEGADAVMLSGETAHGKFPLKAVKVMHTVSLRTEATIVGAQTPPNLGQAFKNHMSEMFAFHATMMSNTLGTSIVVFTRTGFMAILLSHYRPSGTIFAFTNEKRIQQRLALYQGICPIYMEFSADADETFADALALLKNQGMVKEGEPVALVQSGRQPIWRFQSTHNIQVRKV; encoded by the exons ATGGCGCAAGTTGTAGCGACGCGGTTGATCCATGGTGCATTTGCTCCCAGTCCAAGCTCTGGATCCGTACAAAGCCGATATGACAAGCTCAAGCCGTATTCTGGCTTTGGTTTGAAGGTTTTGGCTCAACCTGAGAAGAGCAGCCTCCGTGGAGCCATCCACGTCAGCGTGCCGGTATCTGCTCGTGCCGAACCAGAAGTCATTCCGGTGACTCCTGAAGATGTTGTCAAG GTAGCAGATAAAAATCAGTATATGCAGGAGATTCAGCAACTTGAGAACACATCAGTTGGTATGTGGTCTAAACCTATGGTCAGGCGCAAGACAAAGATCGTTTGCACAATCGGTCCCTCTACCGACACGAAGGAAATGATATGGAAACTGGCCGAGGCTGGAATGAATGTTGCTCGCCTTAATATGTCTCATGGTGACCATGCATCTCATCAGAAGGTCATAGACTTGGTCAAGGAATATAATGCCCATGCAAAAGACAATGTTATCGCCATCATGCTTGACACCAAG GGTCCTGAGGTTAGAAGCGGCGATTTACCCCAACCAATTGAATTAAACAGTGGTCAAGGATTTACTTTCACAATTCGTAGAGGAGTGGGCACCACAGACTGTGTCAGTGTCAACTATGATGATTTTGTAAATGATGTAGAAGTGGGAGACATGCTTCTTGTTGATG GTGGTATGATGTCATTAACTGTAAAATCCAAGACTGAGGACTCGGTGAAATGTGAAGTAGTTGACGGAGGAGAGCTCAAATCCCGAAGGCATCTTAATGTTAGGGGGAAAAGTGCAACATTGCCATCCATTACTG AAAAGGACTGGGACGACATCAAATTTGGAGTCGACAATAAAGTTGATTTCTATGCAGTTTCCTTTGTCAAGGATGCTGCTGTGGTGCATGAATTGAAGAATTACCTGACAG ATTGTGGTGCTGACATTCATGTCATTGTAAAAATTGAAAGTGCAGATTCCATTCTGAATCTGCATTCAATCATAACTGCATCTGATGGG GCTATGGTTGCCAGAGGGGATCTTGGTGCAGAGTTGCCAATCGAAGAGGTTCCTCTATTGCAG GAAGAGATTATAAGGATATGTCGCAGCATGGGAAAAGCGGTCATAGTGGCTACAAATATGCTCGAGAGCATGATAGTTCATCCCACACCTACCCGAGCAGAGGTATCAGATATTGCCATTGCTGTTAAAGAAGGCGCTGATGCAGTAATGCTTTCTGGAGAAACTGCACACGGGAA GTTTCCTCTGAAGGCTGTGAAGGTCATGCACACGGTCTCTTTGAGGACTGAAGCTACCATAGTTGGTGCACAAACTCCCCCAAATCTGGGCCAAGCCTTCAAG AATCATATGAGTGAAATGTTTGCATTCCATGCCACAATGATGTCAAACACTCTTGGAACTTCCATTGTCGTCTTCACCAGAACCGGGTTCATGGCAATTCTGTTGAGCCATTATCGTCCTTCCGGCACAATATTTGCTTTTACAAATGA GAAGAGAATACAGCAGAGACTGGCTTTGTACCAGGGCATTTGCCCCATATACATGGAGTTTTCTGCTGATGCTGACGAGACGTTTGCCGATGCATTGGCTTTGTTAAAG AATCAAGGAATGGTGAAAGAAGGGGAGCCGGTCGCTCTAGTCCAAAGTGGCAGGCAACCCATTTGGAGGTTCCAATCGACTCATAATATTCAGGTCCGGAAAGTATAG